One region of Deinococcus budaensis genomic DNA includes:
- a CDS encoding S8 family serine peptidase yields the protein MSRTRSLLAATLALTLAACGQQAQVPQGGSGPVAAAPTPVAAAGDAYLVGFRWERLGAQGLSAQELAAQAQLQAQAITAAGGTLTSQWADLSAAAVRLDAAALAKLRGNPLVEYVEPDLERHAMGRRSGGTDAGGARLGTQALNAQATPLYAPSGEYTWGDNALRVSQLRASNYTGAGVAVCIGDTGIDGNHPEFARKLRGFKNFVTTETNRNDPYALNDLSHHGTHVAGTVFAQYGAGTGAAGQQSGMDPNGVVGAATGVNLYMARVLGDTGSGSSSAIINGVNWCAAQLKSQGGTENKVVISLSLGGGRASQTEQRAYTSVYNKGALVIAATGNDGAAVSYPAAYTNVVGVGAIDDAEARADFSNFGAQVDLVGPGVRVLSTIPLGQGTRASASGGGVTFSDVQAADLSAKATFTGAVVAAGGTNNELCGVGTRNPALSGNIALIARGTCSFEEKTANAVGSGAKAVMIYNNTAGALGMSLTNAPSVPVVGLTQADGQGLLGQLPTTGTVSVTGADYEYLDGTSMATPHVSAAAAVVWAAKPGLTNAQLLSLLTSTAKDLGAAGRDDNFGYGLVNPLKAITGQ from the coding sequence ATGTCGCGTACCCGTTCCCTGCTGGCCGCCACCCTCGCCCTCACCCTCGCCGCCTGTGGGCAGCAGGCCCAGGTTCCGCAGGGGGGAAGCGGGCCGGTGGCCGCCGCGCCCACGCCGGTCGCGGCGGCCGGAGACGCCTACCTGGTGGGGTTCCGCTGGGAGCGGCTGGGGGCGCAGGGCCTGAGCGCGCAGGAGCTGGCGGCGCAGGCGCAGCTTCAGGCGCAGGCGATCACGGCCGCCGGAGGCACGCTGACGAGCCAGTGGGCCGATCTCAGCGCCGCCGCCGTGCGGCTGGACGCCGCCGCACTCGCCAAGCTGCGGGGCAACCCGCTGGTCGAGTACGTGGAGCCTGACCTGGAGCGCCACGCGATGGGGCGGCGCAGCGGCGGCACGGACGCGGGCGGCGCCCGCCTGGGTACGCAGGCGCTGAACGCGCAGGCGACCCCGCTCTACGCCCCCAGCGGCGAGTACACCTGGGGCGACAATGCCCTGCGCGTCTCGCAGCTGCGGGCCAGCAACTACACCGGGGCGGGCGTGGCGGTGTGCATCGGGGACACCGGGATCGACGGCAACCACCCCGAGTTCGCGCGCAAGCTGAGGGGCTTCAAGAACTTCGTGACCACCGAAACCAACCGCAACGACCCCTACGCGCTCAACGACCTCTCGCACCACGGCACCCACGTGGCGGGCACGGTGTTCGCGCAGTACGGGGCGGGAACCGGCGCGGCGGGGCAGCAGAGCGGCATGGACCCGAACGGCGTGGTCGGCGCGGCGACGGGCGTGAACCTGTACATGGCGCGCGTGCTGGGCGACACGGGGTCGGGCAGCTCCAGCGCGATCATCAACGGGGTGAACTGGTGCGCCGCGCAGCTCAAGAGCCAGGGCGGCACCGAGAACAAGGTCGTGATCAGCCTGTCGCTGGGCGGGGGCCGCGCCAGCCAGACCGAGCAGCGCGCCTACACCAGCGTGTACAACAAGGGCGCGCTGGTGATTGCCGCGACCGGCAACGACGGGGCCGCCGTCTCGTACCCCGCCGCCTACACCAACGTGGTCGGCGTGGGCGCCATCGACGACGCCGAGGCCAGGGCCGACTTCTCCAACTTCGGCGCCCAGGTCGATCTGGTCGGCCCCGGCGTGCGGGTGCTGAGCACCATTCCGCTGGGCCAGGGCACCCGCGCCTCGGCCTCGGGCGGCGGGGTGACCTTCAGCGACGTGCAGGCGGCCGACCTCAGCGCCAAGGCGACCTTCACGGGCGCGGTGGTGGCGGCGGGCGGCACGAACAACGAACTGTGCGGCGTGGGCACCCGCAACCCGGCCCTGAGCGGCAACATCGCCCTCATTGCACGCGGCACCTGCTCCTTCGAGGAAAAGACCGCCAACGCGGTCGGCAGCGGCGCCAAGGCCGTCATGATCTACAACAACACGGCGGGCGCGCTGGGCATGAGCCTGACCAACGCCCCTTCCGTGCCGGTCGTGGGCCTGACCCAGGCGGACGGCCAGGGCCTGCTGGGCCAGCTGCCCACCACGGGCACGGTCAGCGTGACGGGCGCGGACTACGAGTACCTCGACGGCACCAGCATGGCGACCCCACACGTCAGCGCCGCCGCCGCTGTGGTCTGGGCCGCCAAGCCGGGCCTGACCAACGCGCAGCTGCTGAGCCTGCTCACCTCGACCGCCAAGGATCTGGGCGCGGCGGGCCGGGACGACAACTTCGGCTACGGGCTGGTCAACCCGCTGAAGGCGATCACCGGGCAGTAA